The genomic DNA TTCCCCAATCACAACACCGGTACCGTGATCTATAAAGAAGCTATGCCCGATTTTTGCACCCGGGTGGATATCTATTCCGGTTCTGGAGTGAGCCCGTTCAGACATTATTCTGGGGATTATCGGCACATCCAGCTCATAGAGAAGGTGGGCTATTCTGTAAGTAGCTATTGCTTCGATACAGGGATAACTCAAAATAATCTCATCGATATAGTGAACCGCAGGATCACCGGCCTTAGCCGCTTTAATATCAAGAACAAGGGTCTCCCTTAAACCGGGAAGTGATTCGATAAGATGTATAATTGCACTTTGAGCCCTCTGTTCACAGTTACAATCTTCACATCTATCCCGCTGACAGCGGTAACGGTACACATCCCGAACCTGTTTTCCAAGTCTGAAAGATATATGCCTGAGCATATCGGCAAGATAGAAATTCATATCCCCGGATGTGACCTTTTCTTTGCTGTAGTACCCGGGGAACAGGAC from Chitinispirillum alkaliphilum includes the following:
- a CDS encoding Serine acetyltransferase, which encodes MNLTKWMNEKLPGIVDCLEAGIQGNGNFRAEDALSLAGRQDIYEILDDILAVLFPGYYSKEKVTSGDMNFYLADMLRHISFRLGKQVRDVYRYRCQRDRCEDCNCEQRAQSAIIHLIESLPGLRETLVLDIKAAKAGDPAVHYIDEIILSYPCIEAIATYRIAHLLYELDVPIIPRIMSERAHSRTGIDIHPGAKIGHSFFIDHGTGVVIGETCCIGNNVKIYQGVTLGAKSPFDREGNPRKGQKRHPDIEDDVIIYANATILGGKTVIGKGAVIGGNSWIVDSVKAGEHV